A genomic segment from Gracilinanus agilis isolate LMUSP501 chromosome 1, AgileGrace, whole genome shotgun sequence encodes:
- the ZNF34 gene encoding zinc finger protein 34, with the protein MESDLDIHQSNNVGDHPHKCNICAQKFNYIADLIQHHRIHTREKPYRCDECGKGFRKSSQLIQHHRIHTGEKPYSCEECGKAFSQSSQLIRHQRTHTGEKPYKCSECWKDFSQRANLIQHQSIHTGEKPYECDECSKAFSLNSQLIRHQRTHTGEKPHKCNECGKAFSQRGNLIQHQITHTGEKPHECNECGKGFSQRANLIQHQRTHSGEKPYECNICGKGFSWSSRLIRHQRTHTGEKPFGCEECGKAFSVNSELMLHQRSHTGENPYKCNECGKDFSRSSNLIQHQRIHTGEKPFICNECGKAFSQRANLLKHQIIHSGENEYA; encoded by the coding sequence ATGGAATCAGACCTTGATATACATCAGAGTAATAATGTAGGAGACCATCCCCATAAATGTAATATCTGTGCCCAGAAATTCAACTACATTGCTGACCTTATTCAGCACCACAGAATTCACACTAGAGAGAAACCCTATAGGtgtgatgaatgtggaaaaggcTTTAGAAAAAGCTCACAACTAATTCAGCATCATAGGatccatactggagaaaaaccttatagTTGTGAGGAATGTGGCAAAGCCTTTAGTCAGAGCTCACAACTAATTCGACATCAAAgaactcatactggagaaaaaccataTAAATGTAGTGAATGTTGGAAAGACTTCAGTCAGAGAGCAAACCTTATTCAACATCAGAGCAttcacactggtgagaaaccttatgaatgtgatGAATGTAGTAAAGCCTTCAGTTTGAACTCACAACTTATACGACATCAACGaactcacactggagagaaacctcacAAATGTaacgaatgtgggaaagccttcagccaGAGAGGCAATCTTATTCAGCATCAGAtaactcatactggagagaaacctcatgaatgtaatgaatgtgggaaaggctTCAGTCAGAGAGCAAACCTCATTCAACATCAGAGAACTCATagtggagagaaaccctatgaatgtaacATATGTGGAAAAGGCTTTAGTTGGAGTTCTCGACTTATTCGAcatcagagaactcatactggagaaaaaccctttGGATGTGAAGAATGTGGTAAAGCGTTCAGTGTGAACTCAGAACTTATGTTACATCAGAGAAGTCATACTGGAGAGAatccttataaatgtaatgaatgtgggaaggatTTCAGTAGGAGTTCAAATCTTATtcaacatcaaagaattcatactggagaaaaaccttttaTTTGTAATGAATGTGGTAAAGCCTTTAGTCAAAGAGCAAACCTCCTTAAGCATCAGATAATTCACTCTGGAGAAAATGAATAtgcataa